The segment TTGTCCGGCCTCTTGTCCGGGCGCGGTTTCGACCTTTAAAACTCTGACGCCCAGGAGGAATCCATGCTTTCCAAGTGCAAACTTCTCATTGTTCTCGCTTTGGTCTTCGCCCTTTCCGCATGCGCCACCACCGGGTCCGGCGGCTCAGACTCTTCTGCCACCACGGCCACGCAATATCAGGAGCCTGACTACTACTATGACTTCGACGACATTCTGATCCCCAAGGAGATCAAGTATGTCGAGAACGAGTCCTACAAGCTCGACAACGCCAAATTCCGGGCAGCCATCATGAAGTTCAAGGGCCGTGTCCAGGTTCTGGAACTGGTCCAATACTTCATCAACAACATGGCCAAGGACAATTGGACCCTCGTATCAAACAACAAGGCGGGCAAGCTGTCGGTGCTCAATTTCGAGAAATTCAACAAGAGCTGCGTCATCCAGGTCGATGACGGGTTCGGTACCGCCACCACCACCATCATTGCGGTGGAGGTCAAGGACGGCTCCCTTACCGGCCAGGGCAAGTAGCGTCATGCAGGACCATTTCCGGTTCGCCGGATTCATGGGGCGCCGCGTCCATCTGGGTGTGGCCGGTTCCATTGCCGCCTTCCGTTCCCTCGAGCTGTTGCGGCTCCTTCGTGACGCCGATATTACCGTGTCTGCCACGCTGACCGAGGCCGGTTCCCGTTTTGTGACGCCTCTCAGCTTTGAGGCCCTGGGAGCCTCTCTTGTCTATGGATCCATGTTTGACCAAGGGGCTGACTCGGCCAGCGTCTTCGGGCATCTCGAGCCAGGCCAGACCGCCCATGCTCTGGTCATTGCCCCGGCTACGGCCAACATACTGGCCAAGCTGGCCCACGGGATTGCCGACGACATGCTTTCCTGTCAGGCCCTGGCCTTTCCCGGTCCGCGTATCGTGGCTCCGGCCATGAATCCGCGCATGTGGGAGGCATCAGCCACCAGGCGCAACTGGGACATCCTCGCGGACCTGGGCTTTATCCGCGTCGAGCCTGACGCTGGTTCGGTGGCCTGCGGCGATACCGGATCAGGCCGACTCGCATCCCTTGAAGAGATCATCACCGCTGTACTCAGGGCCATATCGCCGCAGGATCTCGCAGGTCAGCGGGTTTTGGTCACTCTTGGGCCCACGCGGGAGCCTTGGGACGGCGTACGCTTCTGGTCCAATCCGTCGAGCGGCATCATGGGCGCCTGCATGGCCATGGCCGCCCATTTGCGCGGGGCGGATGTCACGGTGGTGGCCGGTCCGGTCGATCTGGTTTTTCCGTCCGGGATCACGGTGATTCCAACGCAAACAGCCCTTGAGATGCACGCTGCCTGCCTGGACCTTTGGCCCCTGATGGACATTGGCTGCGCCACGGCTGCCGTCGCCGATTTTCGCCCCGAGCCCCATGGCCCAGGCAAGTTCAAGAAGTCCGGCGCCACGTCGCTGCATATCGATTTTGTCCCCAACCCAGACATTCTCAAGTCCCTGGGCGACAGCAAGAGGGCAGACCAGCGACTTATCGGGTTTGCCGCTGAAACTTGCGACCCACGAGACGAGGCTGCCCGCAAGCTCAAGGCCAAAGGCCTCGACCTCATCGCTGCCAATGATGTTTCCCGCCACGGCAGCGGCTTTCGTACGCCAACCAATGAAATGTATGTTCTTGACGCCGCAGGCCGTGCCGAATCCTGGCCTCTGCTGCCCAAAACCGAGGTTGCCTGGAGATTATGGGATCACCTGCTGCTCGACTGAACACCCCGGAGCATCTGCGCTCGCTGGTGGATTGCGGGCTGGAGTTTCTTTACGCTCCGGGCAGGGCCGCGCCAGTTGCCGCCGAACCAGTCTCTGGTGCTGCTCGGGGAGGTGCGCCTCTCCGGCGGCCAACTCCTCCCACGGCGGACAACCAGTGGGCCGCAGCTCGGCCAGGGCAGGGGGGTCAGCCCCTTTCCACCGCGTCAAGGCAGCAACCGCCGCGTCCAGCAGCGCCCTCTGGGCAGTCTCCTTCCGCGACCGTCAACCCAGGCCTGCCCGAGCCCTGGGCCACCTATTTTTCTAAGGCCGCTCCCTCGCCGCGCATCATCTGGACTTACCTGGAACTGGGACTTGACCTCTCCGGCCACGCCGACACCCGCCGATCCGCTGTTCTGCGCAACCTGATCACACATCTGCGCTGGCCTCGCGGCACCACGGCCTTCTGGCCCGTTGCCGCCTGCCACGACGGTGCCCTCAAACCCGACGGGGCCATGTTTTGGAGAGGGTGGGAGCATTGGCGTACCCAGCACATCGTTTGCTTCGGACACGATGCCCTTGGCGTGATCCACCCCGATGCCGAGCAGGGATGCGACAAGGTTTTCCGGGAGCATGTCACCATTCATGTCCTGCCGCCCCTGGCAGAGCTGATGAATCGCCTGCCTCACGAGCAGCAGATGGCTGTCGACGTTCTCGCTGCTTTGCGTCTTGGTGCCGACTGATCCTTTTCCCGACCGCTTGGGTCGTGTAGAGTGGGGGCAACCCTCTTACCCAGGAGTCGTCATGCGCCAGTTGATCCGCGTCCTTGCCGCAGTGTTCCTTTTGGTCTGCGTCTGTTTTCCGGCGTCCTCTCCTGCGGACGACCGGACATTCGGCGTGACCCGCGTGACCGTGTCCGGTCCCATCAGCCCGGCCCAGGCCGAACTTCTTGACAATGCGCTTGCCCACGCCGTGCGACAGCAGAGCTCCATGCTTCTGCTGGTGCTCGACACTCCGGGCGGCCTTGGCGATTCCATGCGGGCCATGGTTTCCACCATTCT is part of the Pseudodesulfovibrio alkaliphilus genome and harbors:
- the coaBC gene encoding bifunctional phosphopantothenoylcysteine decarboxylase/phosphopantothenate--cysteine ligase CoaBC, with amino-acid sequence MQDHFRFAGFMGRRVHLGVAGSIAAFRSLELLRLLRDADITVSATLTEAGSRFVTPLSFEALGASLVYGSMFDQGADSASVFGHLEPGQTAHALVIAPATANILAKLAHGIADDMLSCQALAFPGPRIVAPAMNPRMWEASATRRNWDILADLGFIRVEPDAGSVACGDTGSGRLASLEEIITAVLRAISPQDLAGQRVLVTLGPTREPWDGVRFWSNPSSGIMGACMAMAAHLRGADVTVVAGPVDLVFPSGITVIPTQTALEMHAACLDLWPLMDIGCATAAVADFRPEPHGPGKFKKSGATSLHIDFVPNPDILKSLGDSKRADQRLIGFAAETCDPRDEAARKLKAKGLDLIAANDVSRHGSGFRTPTNEMYVLDAAGRAESWPLLPKTEVAWRLWDHLLLD